One Prolixibacteraceae bacterium DNA segment encodes these proteins:
- a CDS encoding helix-turn-helix domain-containing protein, with translation MIIQQYFRPLSRELKHFIVNFSYYESNLKSTSDIWMGLIPNATTNIIISLEDEVSINDKNNRSETFISISCSSPIGIKDKKHFKAIMVQLNPFALYYILGIPMNNLTNCLIPLDSIISSHEINLLIEQINNTKEVKDKILVFEDFLKIKFDLGRVNNRLPHALNIINKNPSISMDLLSHELCITTRAVRKMFNHYIGMSPKFYSNIIRFNNSVMDIMNHPETNLTEIGLQNNYFDQSHFIKNFSLFSGMTPNQFLKNRSKSTDFYNFTLDNSHSFVKKS, from the coding sequence ATGATTATTCAACAATATTTTCGACCGTTAAGTCGTGAACTCAAACATTTTATTGTCAACTTCTCTTATTATGAGTCGAATCTAAAATCGACATCAGACATATGGATGGGGCTAATTCCTAATGCTACAACGAATATTATTATATCATTAGAGGACGAGGTCTCGATAAATGACAAGAACAACAGATCAGAAACATTTATTTCCATTTCTTGTTCTAGTCCAATTGGGATAAAAGATAAAAAACATTTTAAGGCAATTATGGTACAACTTAATCCATTCGCTTTATATTATATATTGGGTATTCCCATGAATAATCTAACAAACTGCCTTATTCCATTAGATTCCATTATTTCATCTCATGAGATCAATCTTTTAATTGAACAAATTAATAATACAAAAGAAGTAAAAGACAAAATACTTGTTTTCGAAGATTTTCTTAAAATTAAATTTGACTTAGGGCGTGTAAATAATCGTCTTCCACACGCATTGAATATAATTAATAAGAACCCTTCAATATCAATGGATTTATTGAGTCACGAACTTTGCATAACAACTCGTGCGGTACGGAAAATGTTCAATCACTATATTGGGATGAGTCCTAAATTTTATTCTAATATTATCCGATTTAATAATTCCGTAATGGATATTATGAACCATCCAGAGACAAACCTTACAGAGATTGGATTACAAAACAATTATTTTGATCAATCACACTTTATAAAAAACTTCTCTTTATTCTCAGGAATGACACCAAATCAATTTCTTAAGAATAGATCAAAAAGTACCGATTTTTACAATTTCACCTTAGACAACTCCCATAGTTTTGTAAAAAAAAGCTAG
- a CDS encoding LysM peptidoglycan-binding domain-containing protein: MKLRRFLFIIILIQTTFFTGVVYAQSQNDTKVVIGKKVYILHRVEKKETVYSIQKKYNIEASKLYGANPNLSSQGLKAESYIKIPISRREQKKQRSVLDKLSQDNDSIRFHKVHKKETLFSIARSYGVTVEEIERANGINQDAVIKKGDLLRIPIKEDTKENPINPQAKISTVNPNFKQHIVTDGETLFSISREHNIPFSELKKSNPSLGTSISVNDTILIPLVIGKRIDQATQKVIENKYFYYRISTKDTYWKLDQKYGVTKSEILQYNPILNDALIPGIVIRLPYRRTTNEVVRILDNDNFYQYHVEAQETLYTIAKKHGVTVRMLKEINPKLKVQGLMKGDVIIIPKPQIASSFEAGINDSILQSSYLIDKISFLSTKEFIINPNSETFNIGVMVPIYSEVNKQLNNRIFEPNSPESLKDTTKVTPHLYSRSKNFLSFYEGMMMGIDSLNRKGLNVKVYLFDTEKKTQSIDSLYATGIFSNLDLIVGPIFPNTQQAVMKYIKDKNVPVISPLSSNDKNTKKYENLYQVNPSSAYKAKMTSEYVIDTYLDQNIIAFKTNDEVLTKELVTPVKDAMFKEHVNRENDVNFTEFKLDLYGIEGLRFILKRERPNVILLPSKNEAVVSQTLGQLNALALDFNITVIGFNEWTKYRSVKEEVFHNLNLKYLTPYHINYQATQTISFIKNYKKYYYAEPNNFAFQGFDISIYFGEAMLKYGNNFPQMMIDNNVTLNQMNPNFVKISKFGGFMNHTLFIMNYNKEFEVKCLGTTNLYRSIPIRKKQNL; this comes from the coding sequence ATGAAGCTAAGAAGATTTTTATTTATTATAATTCTAATTCAAACAACCTTTTTTACTGGGGTTGTTTATGCACAATCACAAAACGACACAAAGGTTGTCATTGGTAAAAAAGTATATATACTTCATCGAGTAGAGAAAAAGGAGACAGTCTACTCAATCCAAAAGAAGTATAACATTGAAGCATCAAAACTATATGGTGCAAACCCAAATTTATCTTCTCAAGGCTTAAAAGCAGAAAGCTATATAAAAATCCCAATAAGCAGACGAGAGCAAAAAAAACAGCGGTCTGTTCTTGACAAACTAAGCCAAGATAATGACTCAATCAGATTCCATAAAGTTCATAAAAAAGAGACTCTCTTCTCTATTGCTAGAAGTTATGGAGTAACAGTAGAAGAGATTGAGAGAGCCAATGGAATCAATCAGGATGCAGTAATTAAAAAAGGAGACCTGCTTCGGATTCCTATTAAAGAAGATACGAAAGAAAACCCTATCAATCCACAAGCAAAAATTTCGACGGTCAATCCTAATTTCAAGCAACACATTGTTACAGATGGAGAAACACTATTCTCTATATCAAGAGAGCACAATATTCCCTTCTCAGAATTAAAGAAATCAAACCCTTCTTTAGGGACTTCCATATCGGTAAATGACACCATTCTAATCCCTTTGGTTATAGGGAAAAGAATAGATCAAGCAACCCAAAAGGTAATTGAAAACAAGTACTTCTATTATCGTATATCGACCAAAGACACATATTGGAAATTAGATCAAAAATATGGAGTTACAAAGAGTGAGATCCTTCAATATAATCCAATACTCAATGATGCTTTAATTCCCGGCATTGTGATTCGTCTACCATATAGAAGAACAACCAACGAGGTGGTACGTATTTTGGATAACGACAACTTCTATCAATACCATGTAGAAGCGCAAGAGACTCTATATACCATTGCAAAAAAACATGGAGTAACTGTAAGAATGCTAAAAGAGATCAACCCTAAACTAAAAGTTCAAGGGTTGATGAAAGGGGATGTGATTATCATTCCTAAGCCACAGATTGCAAGCAGTTTTGAAGCAGGAATTAATGATTCTATACTACAAAGTTCTTACCTTATTGATAAGATAAGCTTTCTATCAACCAAAGAGTTTATTATTAATCCAAACTCAGAAACATTCAATATAGGTGTAATGGTTCCCATTTATTCTGAAGTAAACAAACAATTAAATAACAGAATATTTGAGCCAAATAGCCCTGAGTCACTAAAAGATACGACAAAAGTGACTCCTCACCTCTATTCACGTTCGAAGAACTTCCTGTCTTTCTATGAGGGGATGATGATGGGGATTGATTCTTTAAATAGGAAAGGACTTAATGTTAAGGTATATCTGTTTGATACAGAGAAGAAGACACAAAGTATTGATTCTCTATATGCAACAGGAATATTCAGCAATTTAGATCTTATTGTTGGACCAATCTTTCCAAATACACAACAAGCGGTGATGAAATATATCAAGGACAAAAATGTCCCTGTAATATCACCTCTCTCTTCGAATGATAAAAACACCAAGAAGTATGAGAACTTATATCAAGTAAATCCATCATCGGCGTATAAAGCAAAAATGACTTCTGAATATGTGATTGACACCTACTTAGATCAAAATATAATCGCTTTTAAAACCAATGACGAAGTTCTAACAAAAGAGTTGGTTACACCTGTTAAAGATGCCATGTTTAAAGAACATGTGAATCGCGAAAATGATGTAAACTTCACTGAATTTAAGTTAGATCTTTATGGAATTGAGGGCCTACGCTTTATCCTTAAAAGAGAAAGGCCTAATGTAATTCTCCTGCCATCAAAGAATGAGGCAGTAGTGAGTCAAACACTAGGGCAACTAAATGCATTGGCTCTTGATTTCAATATTACGGTAATTGGATTTAATGAATGGACTAAATATCGAAGTGTAAAAGAAGAAGTTTTCCATAATCTAAACTTAAAATACCTTACACCTTACCACATTAATTATCAGGCAACTCAAACTATTTCATTCATAAAAAATTATAAGAAATATTATTATGCAGAGCCTAATAACTTTGCCTTCCAAGGTTTTGATATCTCAATCTATTTTGGCGAAGCAATGTTAAAGTATGGAAACAATTTCCCTCAAATGATGATAGACAACAATGTAACACTGAATCAGATGAACCCAAATTTCGTAAAAATATCTAAGTTTGGTGGATTTATGAATCACACATTATTTATAATGAACTACAACAAGGAGTTTGAGGTAAAATGTCTTGGAACAACAAATCTTTATAGATCCATTCCGATAAGGAAGAAACAGAATCTGTAA